The Falco cherrug isolate bFalChe1 chromosome 3, bFalChe1.pri, whole genome shotgun sequence genome segment CCCGGGGTCAAGCTATTAAGCCTCCTATCTGTTTAAACCCTTAAGCTGTCCTGTGATCTTGGCCAGGCATCCCCGTGCTGGAGCCCACGgcggggagggagaggggcaTTCAGCAAACGATGCTGCAAGCACCCCAAGGAGCCAAGGATTGGGGGCTGCCAGGATTtaggggggggggaagtggcAGAAGCAGGGTTTGGGGGGCTGCCAGCGGGCAGGGAAGGCTCCGCGGCACAAAGCGTCCCATTTTccacctctgcccagccctTGGGCTCCTTTCCACCACGCCTGCACGAGCCCAGCAGCTTCCAGCCCCTGAAGGCATCTGCAAGGCCATAGGAGAGGAACAGATGGGGGGGCCAGGGCAGAGACTGGCGGATGGATGGGGTGGGTGGATGCATGtgttggctgtggtgggagagCCAACCAGCCGTACCTGGCAGGACCAGGTTGTCCTTGGGCACTTACCCCAGGCAGCGGCTTGGCCTACTGCTCGGTGTCTCCTCAGTGTGTTCCACTGCTCTGGTGCATCCAGTGGCTGAGATGTGGCTGCTGCCATGTGCCCAGGGTCCTACCCtcagcagggtgggcaggagggtgAAAGAAGCCACAAAATGCGAAACATGCCCTCAGATGAACTATACAGATgccacagcagtgccagctcATTGCAGGAAcatcctgcaggcaggagaactCCTGGGACACCTACCCATGAGATCTCCACCCTACTCATGCAAGATCTTCAGGGACAAGGGAAGAGCCAGAGCTAAGGTGGAACCTCCAAAAGCCAGGAATGAACAGGCTGCTCCATAAAGCTCCAGGCCGGCTGGGTCTGACCCAGCCCTCTCTGCCACCAGCCACGCCACCAAGCAGACTTCTACTCCAGCATCACCCCCGCTGCAGGTAGGATGCACAATGTGTATTGTCACCCATGTCCCTTGAAACCAGGGAtgtgctgcaaacactgctcgGGCTCAGGCAAGCTTGGAAAAACCAATGCTTCCATTTTATCTTGGTCCCCAAGTCGCCCAAAACAGAGGAGaccctcccagccagcccttgTGAGATGCTGatccagctctccagccaccaCACAGCCAGGTCCCAGCCTCTGCTGTTGGCTGTGGTGTGGGTCTCCGCTCCTTCAAGCTCCGACAGGACCCAGAGTGACCGAAATGATCCTTCTTGTTGCTGCAATGACATCAAACAGATGTAAGCACTCGTTCTGCCCATGACTGTGCCTTCCCCCAGCCTTCAGGAGGGAAGCAGGCAAGGAGCCAGAGCTGGCAAGCTACGCCAGCAGGTTCAGGGGCATTTTTTTGGatgggacagtgtcaaaagaCTGACAGACCCAGCTGCATACCAGAGCCCTGGTTCTCTGAGCTGCTCTCAGGAATGAAAATAGAGTGACGCAGACCTTCCGAAACTAGCACCCCTGTCCTGAGACCTTCCCATGGGTCATCAGAGCCAGCAGAAGCCCTGCCAGTGCGGTTTGTTTTCATGTTCCCCCCTTACTCGTCCTCATTCTCCAAGACTCCAGGTCCCAGTGTTGTTCTTCGGATACGGGCATCACCCCTGGAAAGCTGCAGGATTGCTTGGGTACCCAGGAAGAAGCCTTGTTCCCCCTGTCCCAGGTTTCTTGGGGGTAAACCACGGAGAGAGAAGGGGGTCTGGCGACGCACACGCAGCACACAGAGCCTCCCCTACCACCCCGGCTGCGGCGGGACCCGCGGGGTGCACCACGCTCCCTCCAGCCTGACATCTGCTAACTCCACCCAGGACAGTAATAAAAACGCATCCGGCACAGATGGGGAATAATACAGCTGCAGCTCTCCGGCTTCGTTATCTGCACGCAATGAGATCTCCCTCCTCaaaggcaggggacaggcaaggaagggaCTGGAAACCCGGCTTCGCTCGCAACGCAAGCCCGGAGCAAGTCTTGGGTGTCCTGGGCTTGGGCTGAGGCTCCTGCCAGGCAAGGTGACAAGGGAGCCAGGCTCACCTGCACCTCCAACAAGCAACTGCTGCCCCGAGCACCCCCACCCCGGCAGCACGCCTCTGCAAGCACTGCGCAAGTCCCTCcgcagctggagagctgggaaggggtgCTGGGCATCACCTCTGGCCACAGCAATGGCACCACTGGGGGACTCAAAGCCATTTCAGAGACTTGGAGCTCCCCGTGGCAGAGATGGACAGTGCTCCAtcccccttcccatcccaccacagcctctgagcagtgccCCAAGGCTCAGCACTTGAGGGAGGGTGGGCAAAGCCTAAGCTAACCCCCCAGCGCCCCAGCCACACGGCAGGGAGGGCCAGCACCCGATCCCCTGCTCCCTTTTGCAGGCTGTCCCCACACGGGACACGAGCAGCAGGTTGAGTGACCACCACACTCACCTTGCCACGCGCTGTGCTAATTTTTAAACACCACGATAGTCAGTTGCACCTTTTGCAGAGCCAGAGCCTGCCACGTAAACTCAGTTATCTTCAGCAACCAAACCTGCAATCTCCCCAGAGAATGAAATCAGGGCTGTTAGACCAGGACTATTGTTTTCGACCCCAAATTGCTGTAGATCCAAGATCGTTCATTGTCTTCTTCGTAGGTTTGTTAAAAACAGCCTGACAGATTAACCCATGCTGGAGCCAGGCTAGAGCCAAGCCAGAAGGGACTAGAAGGGAGCGGAGTGAGATCAAAGCAAGAATCGAACTCCAGGCTCCTCACTCAGAGGCAAAGCCTGCACCACGCTGCAGGGATCGGAGGAAGGACCAAAAAGCAGATGCCTCCAGCACCACGCTGAGGCTTTCCTGCGTTCACAGCCAAGTTCGTCACTGAAGGGCAAGGCAAGCACTGCGGGCATGCCACGCATGCCCCATTAGCACTGCCGACACATCACGGCAGCCCAGAGGCTTTCCTGCTCCTCCCAGGGTGAGAAGCACATCTGAACACCCccctcagccagccccagggagaATCATCCCCCATCATGTCCCAGACAGGGCTGGGGAACAGGACAGGCTCTGTCAGGGCATGAGGTCAAAGCTCACATTCCCAAGACCCCCTGGAGCAACACAGTCCCATCTTCAAAAGCGATATGGCTTTCTAGGCACAGCAGCTGAGCTCCGGCCAGACACCATGGACAGGTTTTCAGAGAGATTTCAGCCCCTCATAACCCAAATTAAAGTCTGGAGGGATTTGCAGAGGCAGCTCTTTGGGCACACCAGTACCTGCATCCATGAAGCTCCTGAATTACTCGGGCATCACAAAGTCTCCTGCTCTGGGGCATCTCAAAGAgtctcctgctctcctgcagagGCACTGGTGTCCCCAGGTTCTCTGGGCAACATCTGAAGCTGgcagcagcttttccatttcacttGGGACACATCAGCCCAGCAGATTCAAGCTGCCTCGCTCTCAGGAGACAGAAGATGCTGCCACTGTTTCGCTGAACCCTCAAAAGAAAAGCCCCAGCCTGCAAAACTGAGCAGCATCTTCCAAAACGTGAAAGCATCCAGAAGCCAAAGCTGGGGAGAGGCATCAGTCTGGTGGCCACGTCCTCCCTGGGACAGGTTTGTCCTACTCCCCTTAGCGATGTCTTTCACCAAAGAGGCCAAACCACGCCAGGCTCACTGGGGCTGGACACTGGGGGACAGGGAGCACCCCTGCAGGGACATCTGCAAAGAGGGATGGGGTGCCTGGGCAGCATCACAGGTGGGCACAGGCTGCTACAAACCCGGATCAGGGTCCCTGAGAGCCCGCTCTGTGTGCCCGTGCAGAAACCACCACGCAGGGACACAGCTTGAGAGCAAACAGGCGCTTTGGGTGAACTTGCTCAGCAGCCAGGGGGATGCGGGGAAACCCAggctgctcagcacagcccatccaggGAACAAACTCCCGCACGAAACCCCCTtgcctctctcctcttcctcctgatCCTCTCTAAACCAGTTCAGCCGGAGGAAGCCAAAAGCAACAGCGCCTGGGCTGCTCCCGGCAGCAGTCGGAGCCCAGCTGGACGCTGCTCATTCAGCCACGCTCTGTTGATGGCGAAGCCCCGGCGCAGTTGTAAACAGCTCAGCAGTTTGTACACTCTTCCAGTATTGATGTTATACAAAGGAGCTGGAAATGTAAATGATTGCACTAGACCTACAGCCGGTGGCTGCTGGTGCAGACGGccttcaggaaaataataataaaaaagaaattaaaaacaaaataaaaatctccaaCCCACTCCTTGGCACTGCAAATAGGGCCTGACTCTGGCCAGGAGCGGAGGAGCAAAGCTTTTACATGTTTGCCATCTAGTGGGCTTGGGAAAGCCTGCACAGAGGTGCAAAGTTTCACCAGGTTGCAggactggaaagaaaatcacCGCAGTTTGGCCGAGATGGTCGCAGTTCTGCCCACTGATGCTTTGCAACGGAGTCAaggcagggtggcagagcaggtCCTTGCAAAGTATCCTGCTCGTGAGACCCCGGCTCTGGAGGTCACACATCTCGGGACAAGACAACATCCATCAGGGGCCAGGGGTCTGCACCTGCAGGGTATGAGCATCAAAACCCACCCCAGGGCAGCTCAGGTGGCCGCATCTCATGGATGCAAGGATGCCGCCTGCATGACATCTGCTTTGCCTGTTCATAGAGGAGGCTAACTACTATTTTTaggaataatattttcatttttacaatcAGCGGTTTCAAGGGAAAAGGGCTTAACATTTCCACCATGCTCCCAGCCAACTTGGCTGCTAGCTCAATTAAAAATCATTTGGGCTGTAAGGACCCACACAGGCCTGCTGCCCCATAGCCCACTGGAGTGTCTTTAGGATCATAAAGAAAAAGGGGcataagaagaaagaaaaacacatgatACTATGCCATAGCACTAACAAGtaaactgttttaattttctctcgAATAATAATTCctaaggaggaaaaacaaagtttgtTCAGCTGTAGTTAAGGTTGAACAAACATAACACTAATCgcttttgctttgcctcttGGAAAAGTGTGTcagatttgggaaaaaaaaaaacccaaacaaaacaaccaaaccaccaaaagtACCCCAACCACCACAACTCTCAGCCCCTGGGAAAGCTCTGAAGAGCCGGTGCTGCTTCACCTCCACGGGGTTTAAAAGTCTTGCTGCAACCTAGAGCAAGTGACCAGCTCCCCCCACacctgcccagctccagcagcacgTTTTCACCCTCCAGAAGGCTCCAACCATACATCATCCCACGGGAATCGGCTGCACAACTGCTGGCAGACCCTACGGCATGCCGAGATGGCTGCAAGAAGGCTTGAGCACGTGGGATCTGCTGCCTGGCCCCATCTCACGGCCTTCTTTGCCGGCATCTCACCACGCTCCCTGCCTTTGGGAAGGGGGGGACCTAAGGAGAGGCAGCCCAAAAGGACAGAaggtggaaggaaaagagagaaggatGCTGCAGAGGGAGGGATAGATGGAAAAGGAACACTTGTGGAGAATACGAGACAGGTGGAAGGGGTTAGAGGTACAACAGAGAAGCAGAACAAAGCCAGAGGATACTGGGAAGGCATGTGGGGGGCCAAGAGGTGGGAGAAGACTGCcagtgggagaagggaaagcaagGGAAATTCAGCGGGagctttccctcccctcctccagcctgcagGGACAGTTCAGTGCAGCGCAGGGTGTCACTGCTCCAGTTAATCCCCTTTGGAAACACCAGGCTGCTCCTAAACCGCTCCTCTCAGGTCACCAAGGATTTGCCAACTAGCCCACAAGGAGCAGACAACAAGCATCTGCAGAAAAGGGGGTACCTTGCCCACCCCACAACCCCGTACCCAACCCAGCTGTACCACCCCTCTGGTTTGTCCCCACGGGGTCCACCCGCAGCAGAGGCCAAGCACTGGGGCAGACCCTGGTGCCCAGCTCCCTTCCAGCTTCACCCACAGCTCTGGCAGCGGTGCCGCAGCCACCCTGCACGCACAGGGACCTGAGCGggcaggaaaactgaaaacctcTGTCCCAGATGGTAGATTTCATCCCAGGGAAAGCTGCCAGGAagcagggaaggggacagcACGTCGCGGCGAGGTTAGCTGCACGGGCAATAGCAACCCatgtgctcagcagcagtgagaaATTCCAGGTTATTTCTCACAGTCGACTCCGTCCCTGCGTGTTCCCCCTCTGCACGTAGGTGACAAATTACCATCTTTGTTATTCGAGCACATACCGAATCAGGGTGATCAGTATTTGtcaaagaagggaagaaaaatacattgcGCAAAACATTTCAAGGTTTATTTTAACAGGGCTTTCAGTATCAGTCAGTGCCAGGTTCATAAGCACCTCTTGGGACGGTCGGTCCTGGTTTGCCAtgagactttttattttttttccccttccctttttcttttcattaattcaaaggaaataaaaaaaaaagcctgctgcCTATCCCATCGGAGGACAAACCCCGCGCTAAGCAATGCCAGCTCTGCTGTACAGCAATGACTTATGCAGAGCTGGTGCTTCCCATTGCATCCATGCGAGCCCGAGACAGGCAGCAGAGGCTAAACCCCTGCCTGTACACGGAATAAAACACTTTTCAATCCCCAAGCAGTAACGGGGCTGGACTCATCTCACCCTGCACCAGTGGGCAGAGCTCCCAGGAGATGCCAGTCCGCACCAGGCAGAGGGGAGACCCACACCAGCCTCCATGGCTGCTggtctcccacagcatcaggTGTACTGACACAGACAGGCAGCTGGCCAGCCTCAGAAAGGCCGGCGGGCTCATTTCTTtgccccccaccacccccccaaatcCAAAAATCACTGCAAGCGCTCCCCAGTCCTGTAAAAACCATGCCAACAGCAAGTGGTACCTGCTGGCTTACCCCCAGAGCCCCACTGCGGATGCAGAATGTGAGCAGAGAAATGTGGCGATATGGAAGATGTTTTTTCTTGCGCTTCAGAGCCAGATCTGTGGGTGCTGGAAAGCTGCGATTGCTGCTGTACGCTCCGGTGAGACTGAAGGCAGGCGATGGTACAGGACAAGCTTCAGAGCGACCCACAGGTATCCTGACAGCGCAGGACAGCAGGGCGCAACGCCACAGCAGTTACAACCACGGTATCTCCCGTTTAACCCTACAGGAGCCGCTGAGTGTCCAGCTCCGGTCCCACAGaccaggagagcagagcagatcCCATCCTCCACCAGGATCTGACCCAGGGTCACAGCTAGATCAGTGCTCCTTAGCTCAACCTTCGCTGGCACAGGAGGCTCCTTAGCAGGgccaaatacctccagggatcTGCCGTAACCACCACCTTGGTTGCCAAGTATCCCCTTGTGGTGGCCACAGCAGCCACCTGCACACCCCAGTGTTGCCACCACTCGGGAGGAAGCCAGGGATGTCGCGCTCCAGGATGGGCCAGCCAACACCCCTGAAAATTGAACTTAGGATGAAAACAGAGAGCAGCAACCATGCAACAATACCACTGCCTTCtgcccgccagccccgccgctTCTTCCCACTTCTGCGTTTCAGGAAGCGGAGCGGCTTCTCCTCCGGAGCTGCATTGCTCAGACACGGCCAGATCCCCCCGTCAGCGCACCGGCAGGTCGGACACGGCCAGATCCCCCCGTCAGCGCACCGGCAGGTCGGACACGGCCAGATCCCCCCGTCAGCGCACCGGCAAGTTGGACATGGCCAGATCCCCCCGTCAGCACACCGGCAGGTCGGACACGGCCAGATCCCCCTGTCAGCACACCGGCAGGTCGGACACGGCCAGATCCCCCCGTCAGCACACCGGCAGACCAGCCCCTTGTGCCTTCCCGCAGGAAACAAGCAACAGCCGCTTGGCTGCCAGGACGATGCCTCCACAGTTTCTAAAAGCAGTGCCCGAGTCAGACATTGCCCAGGCGAAAGGAAGAAGCCGGAGCACGTTTACGGGGCAAACCCTTCACATGCCATTAGCTCCTACGCAGATCCAAGCATCCCCTCCGCACCCTGCAGAGCCCCGCACCTCCACAGCGCATATTCAGCTCAGACAGGGCATGAAGGATCCCACTGCACCGTCGGGCCACGGACGAGAAGGCTGACACACTCCTCGAGGGCCAAAGCAGCCGCTTACCTCGCTCGGAAGACATCGGTTCCCAACCCACACGCAAAGGTGCTCACTGCAGGCTTCCAGTCGCCGTCCGACATCTGTGCCGCTCTGTGCCCACGGCTGCATTGCAGAGGGATTGCTTCTCGCCCTGCGGCGAGCCTCGGGTGTAAGGAAGGTACCCAGCCCAGAACTGGGACGGGCAGGTGAAAGGCAGCAACTAACGCATCGAGAAGCAGGGGGCCGCCCTGCTGAGAGCTCTAGGAGGCAGGCTGTACTGTGCTGGCATCTCAAGTTCTCCTTGGGTACCAAATTGCGAAAGGCGGGAGGGAGAGGATTTGGGAAACAGAGAAACCAAAGCAGGGCAAGCCACTGAGCGGGAGCACAGGACTTTTTGAAGGCTCCGTCCtgacaggaagagaaaagccTTCAAACCAGCACAGCATCATGAAGAAGGGGGCAAGATACCGACCTGCTTCACTGCCACCACAGCTCTCGGCAAGGGAACCTCCCCACCCATCTGATGCTCTCAAAACATTCAGGAAGAGTCAAGAGCTGTGAGTTTCTCCTGGGTAAGCCTCCTTTAGCTGTAACCATGCTATCAGGAGCACAGGGAGGTCACATCCACGTGAGGGATAGCACCCTTTAGACTCTAGAGCCCATGCTAAACTTGAGGAAGACGTATGCAGCACTCTGCTGCCCACCTGTCCCTCTTTCCAGGGCTGCATGTCAGATAAAAGTAACCATTCCCCCTCTGCGTGGATGTGAGGCATCCTCTCCCCTCCCCGTGCAGTCACAGCTACACTTTGGCGAGCATCATTACCGCTGAAAAAGAGATGCTGGTGTCCTCCCACACACTGAGCGTTGGCAGGTCGGCAGTGTCCCAGAATTgtgcagaaaatacttttattcaGGAAAGAGGAGCCAGACTTTTCAGCAGCAACATTTCCTGAGGCGTGGGATATCTGCAGGTACCGCGCTGACGTTTTTACACAGCTCAGGGAAATATCAGCCCATCAGACAACAGGCAGATGTATCTGGGGTCAGTTCGGCAGGAATAAGCCACACAAACCTGCCCAGCGTTCATCCAACTCCAACCAGTGCCTCCAGTGACTGTACAGATGGGACCAGTACACAGCTTGTACTGTGGGGTTTAGGCTTTTTGCTTGCACGCTTACGGCGACATCTTTCACACGGGCACTGCTCTAGCTTGAGAGGTGCAGCAAGTGGAGGTGAAGGAGTGAGCAGATGAACACACATTCCCTGTATGTGTAGGCGCTAACCCCAGGCTGCACTACATAACCCTCAGCAGGGTCCCAGTTTCTTCAAAACGAAGGAAAAGCCAGAAATTCAGAActaacagaagtattttcacACACGCATGAAGTCTAAAAGTCAGGAACTTAGTAAACATCTAGTTCAATTTTTTGTTTACGTAGTTTAGCGCACTAATACTGATGGTAAGGTGATAGCAAAGCTGTGCCCCAGAGCTCAAGCCCACCCCTTACCAGAAAGCCCGTAAGGCAGCTGCTGTACAGCCCCTGGCTCGCATTTTCCTGCTCCAGAACTCCACCACCGCACCCCGAAACCTCCAGTCACCTCCCATGCACCTACTAACCCGTGTGACCCTTACAGCTGATTCATTTAGTCCCTCATCAGGCTTTATTAGCAGCACCCATGACCCAGGCACGGCTGGAGGCCATCCAGGAGGCCCAGAGGGCTGCTGGAGTGGAGCCCACCATGTcccaccctgccagctcctgctccgAGCTCCGGATGCTCCCTGGGTGTGGTGCGGGGAGCGCTCGGTCCAATTTGCTGCAGAAGCTCTTACCAGCGGCTGACGTAACGGAGGCTGATTTTTCATCTCATCCTTCTGTCCAAAACCACCAGAGGGCAGCTTGAAACATAACCATTTCCAGGCTTGGCGGCATTAAATATTCCATTTCTGAGCACCGAAACCTGCCCCAACAGTAACTTCAAAGtgacaccccaccccaccccaccctctcTACCCTTTGGATGAGCTTCAGGTGTGACGAGGCAGCTGTTGATGTCTCAGGGAAGCCCTCTTCCCTGCTGTAAAGTATTCCCAGTGGCCTGCCAGCACGCATCACAGCGGGTCTGTGT includes the following:
- the LOC129735548 gene encoding uncharacterized protein LOC129735548, which produces MSRSRMGQPTPLKIELRMKTESSNHATIPLPSARQPRRFFPLLRFRKRSGFSSGAALLRHGQIPPSAHRQVGHGQIPPSAHRQVGHGQIPPSAHRQVGHGQIPPSAHRQVGHGQIPLSAHRQVGHGQIPPSAHRQTSPLCLPAGNKQQPLGCQDDASTVSKSSARVRHCPGERKKPEHVYGANPSHAISSYADPSIPSAPCRAPHLHSAYSAQTGHEGSHCTVGPRTRRLTHSSRAKAAAYLARKTSVPNPHAKVLTAGFQSPSDICAALCPRLHCRGIASRPAASLGCKEGTQPRTGTGR